The Manihot esculenta cultivar AM560-2 chromosome 17, M.esculenta_v8, whole genome shotgun sequence genome contains the following window.
CGTTCAGGTCGGATCCGTGCTCGAGCTCAGAATTGTGATCGAGCTCAGAGCCATGTTTGTGGAAAGCTGGCGAAGCACAAAGGTGGCTCTGTCATCGGCAAATTCGACGACCACACTCGTTCAGGACCCGTGCGCGAGCTTGGATGTGATCGAGGTCGGAGCGGTGTTTGAGATCGGGTTCACATTTCAGGTCGGACAAAAATGATAGTCGCGTCCAGTTGCCGCTCTCGGCTGTGGTTCGCGTAATACAGGAGGTCAATGGTTTCGCTGGTCGGAGTAGCAGAACTGAAAggagctcgagctgccaaagaCGCGCCGACCTGAGGAGGAAGTCACGGGTCTGGTCGAGCTCCAACCAGTGAGGTCGGTGCGACCATGCAGCAACGCGACCATGTAGGTCGGCGCGAAACTGAACGATGTCGGTGTTGCCGATGTCGTCGCCATCGATCTTGAAAGTGGCCAGCGTCACCAGCGCTCCATGGGGCCAAGTCCTTCGAATTTGACCTATTCGGTGTTTGGTACCTCAAGGCCGAGAAGTTCGCCATTATTCAGTTCAACGTCTGTCCTGTGATGATCACCGCCACTCTTTCATTGCTCATCCGCACATTTTCTTCATATTTCCTTGCCAAGAACTAGCAGGTGGCCCCTCCAATGAGCTTCTGTGCCAGACGACGTCCAGGGATTTCTTAGCTAAGCTAAGGTCCACTTGTAAAGGCATTGGTTTCTGGTTTGGGCTTTGAGCGGACACGTCTTCTGGGATGATCACGTGGCCTAAGATTTGCGTTATTGATTTGGGTTTCTATTTGATTGTACAGTTGCCTTACGGTTATGGGAATACGAGAAAGGTCAACTGATTAAAATTTGGCCTCCCAGGAATTGTTTTGCGAATCACGATGTGGGATTACAAAAGTTGATTGTGGGTCACAATTGCTTTTTGAATATTCCAATAACACGCGCCTCCCAAGGATGAAGAAATCAAGCTCGGCGATGGCACAGAGCTCGGCGATGGCATCGTCATGCACTGCTGGGTTCCCAAAACTCATGCCGCTCCAAGCCTACACTGCTTTTAATACACGGCTTCGGAGCCAATGCAATGTTGCGATTCAATTATTTCGTCCCTCAATTGAAGTCCAAGTTCAATgtctatgtaatacccggctcgagtccggcatcggaattcctgtagtccggtggaatcggaaccctcgagaagggtaatacatatgttttccaaggtcttttcacttgttttcatgttttgaagtgttaaaagacttcagttttgaaagaaaagcaacaagggagaaatgcaaaggttcggccgccgaaggtcactttcggccgccgaacattgcatggttgcggcttcacgttcggctgccgaaggtggtctggccagccacctataaaagggccaagggtcggtggaaggaggttatttctcctccacttgcagccagaggtgagtttcagcctctcctacgttgactttcatgttttccatgattttcatcaaatctttcaagagttttaagagttttggtgacttttgaaggttttgagcaaaagaaccaaagtttgaagcttggagctttggaagagcttttcttcatatctccacgttaggatccttcatcctcaagttgtgtaagaggtaagtgaagatcctgagcttctttgatgcttttgaaaggttttatgaagtttgtatgggtagtatgcatgtttaggtttaggtgaggtttttggtgatttgtggtgttcaacatgtttaagtgttatgtgctatgtttgtttggggttttagggtagttttagacccctttgtgcatatatatgtgtatatgctagttgggagtagttgatatgcatgtttgtaggtttttgggcaaagtttgcatgaaacagagcagggttctgtccttcgggcaaaaccaggttcggccgccgaaggaaggttcggccgccgaaggaaggttcggccgccgaaccccttgtggaggcagtttcggctgccaaaggttgcccccgaaagctaggctttcggtttagacagagactttcggccgccgaaagtgggagtttggccgccgaaagtgtgtgagtttcgtctctggacgagaccttcggccgccgaaggtgccgccgaacatgcatgagtttcgtctctggagtggggtttcggccgccgaacctgccgccgaaagtgccctgtccagctttcttttgcatgttttctgtgttggttttaggattggttagaggggttttggggagtttcttagagatgttcttgagtgagtttagtccctcatttgagtccacctgtgtaggtacggaccagaggaatcagggaagtcagcagtgagtccagtgtcagaacctgcagagtcagttcagagataactaaaggtgagtggaatttaacttaatgttttaatatgagaactgatattttatcatgcttcatgcatcatgaatatgctatagggtgagtgcattagtgtacacaaagatgatgcattgcatttatccttgtacttggcatggctccttgtacattgcttatgtgagacggcacggacttcgtgaggattcattagccctcagaggaaagacctggaacagccctacggggaccaggcacacaaagacctggaacagccctacggggaccaggcaaatggtactcaggtaccccagatgagatagagggagttttgatccgtccggccgaggtgatgtgattatgtgttgcattccatgagagcatgttttatcacctgatattttattactattctactcactgggctatcgtagctcatccctctcccctaattccagttgtgcaggttcagaggtcagagagaactcagcagggtacaggaagagtacagagtgatgtaatagctagtgtggacatgtaaatgtatagagatagtagatgtacagtgtatagaatggtgcttgacttataatacttgtaatccctttgtggagtcacatgatcagtttatgtatgtttttgtattattgtatgtttatgagcaaaaccaggcttaacatgatgagtttgatccgcctagagccatgaggagctctagtagggattggtagagaacagagagagtgcatgcacaggttaagccttggaatgaagaaaagttttatgtgtttttacagaacatgtatgatcatgtatgggatttcacaggtatacagacaggatagcaggcttactacgggtcccggcgaccttaagtcgatctggatcctagtgccggtggcagttcggtttccgggctgttacagtctaTGTCCCAGACCTCCAATTTTTCGGCAATTCCTACATGACCCGACCTGAGAGGACCAACGCGTTTCAGGCCCAGTGCGTCAGGGCTCTTATGGATGCGCTTAATGTTACCAATATGGATCTTATGAGGATAAGTTACGATGGTTTCGTGGCCTACGGCATGGCGGCACAGTTCAAGGAACGCGTGGGGCGAGTGGTGATGGGATGCGCAGGAGTGTGCTTGGGGAAGAAGGACACAGAGAAAGGGTTGTTTCAGCTGAGTGTGGATGATgccattaatattttaatgccTCAGAATCCCGAGAAAGTGAAAGAGTTGGTGGGACCGCCGTTCCACAAACCTCCACCGACCTGCCCGAATTGTTTCCTAAATGATTTTATTAAGGGCAATTGCTTGCTTTATAAGTATGTGATTggccagaagaagaagaagaaataacaAGGAATGTGGAGGTTCAAGTGAGTCAGACAAGTCTCCTTCTTCCCCGTTCCGTTTATCCCGTCTGTCCCTTCATTAAATGAGTTGGAGAGAAAGGGTCGGCCGGCCGGTAGGAGTAGCAAGACTGAAAGGAGCTCGGCCCTGTTGGCCAGCTTGAAGACGGGTGCAAATCTCGAATTTGGATTTAGTGGAGCACAACAACCGATCGAGCAGGTCGGCCAAATACCAAAAAtatcaatctttcaagattGAGTTTGATGGGATTGGAGCAAAGTGACGCGCCCACACAACCCATGCCAAAGTGGTCGACTTAGCTCTTGATCATTGAGAGGTAAGTACCCAAATCCTTTACAAATATTACAACGATGCCATCATAAATGATTTATTAGCTTATGCATGATCCACAACTACTGCAAGCAattgattattaatcatcatTACCACCAGACAAACCTCAAGATCAAGAGTCTTTTATACAACTTTCATTTATCATTTTGCAGTTATTATTGATCAGAGAATTATAAAGTGCAAGTAATACTTACACTGTTCACAATATTTTACATGTTCGAGAAtactattttataaattgaaaacgGAAATATAGAGTTAAAATGTCTTGGGCAACATActatttattgatgaatattattgaattaacaacgaagtattctcgttatatacgctctgtGTAAGCTCTTACTTTGCAGGAAAATAATTCAGAAAAatgaacaagacctcagttaggcataaaaccagctgagatgacgaagcgacagtaaggccaatgagcctgaaccttgcgcaagacctcctaAGGGAGCAaagacagccggcggggccccgaggtcaccccggaacaaaaatggccaggatccTGTAAGATTTCCTGGTgcacaaacagccggcgaggccccgaggtcatctcggaaatacaaaaatagccaggatcccgtaagatctcctgaggcacaaacagccggcggggccccgaggtcaccccggaacaaaaatggccaggatcccgtaagatctcctggtgcacaaacagccggcgaggccccgaggtcatcccggaaatacaaaaatagccaggatcccgtaagatctcctgaggcacaaacagccggcggggccccgaggtcaccccggaacaaaaatggccaggatcccgtaagatctcctggtgcacaaacagccggcgaggccccgaggtcatcccggaaatacaaaaatagccaagatcccgtaagatctcctgaggCACAAACAgctggcggggccccgaggtcaccccgaaacaaaaatggccaggatcccgtaagatctcctggtgCACAAActgccggcgaggccccgaggtcatcccggaaatacaaaaatagccaggatcccgtaagatctcctgaggtacaaacagccggcggggccccgaggtcaccccggaacaaaaatggccaggatcccgtaagatctcctggtgcacaaacagccggcgaggccccgaggtcatctcggagcatgaagaccgggatcccctagaactcccgggaaaacaaaacaaaaagaaacagccggcggggccccgaggtcaccccggaatggccggtgaggatcttaaaagacctcccggagcatgaagaccgggatccgctagaactcccgggaaaacaaaacaaaaaacagctGGAGGGGCCccaaggtcaccccggaacaaaaatagcCAAGATCCTGTAAGATCTCTTGGGAACAAGaacggccggcgaagatctccaagatctcccggagcaacaaagaccaggatctccaagatctcatggcaaaagaagacctcaaggaGGTCCTgataaaagaagacctcaatgaggtcctagcaaaagaagacctcaatgaggccgaaaacctcaatgaggcagaagacctcaataaggcagaagacctcactgaggcagaagacctcagaagacctcaatggggcagaagacctcactaaggtagaagacctcactgaggtagaagaccggcgaagatctcaaagatctcccggagcaaaaatggccggaATCCCCAAGATCATCCGGTGCTACGAGCAAAAACAACTTATAAGAACATAGTTctgatctcacataaaagattggggcacgagACCATAATTGAATAGCTAAACTCTGACCTCCCGAAGGAGCTCGAGTCATCAGATAGAGAGATTTTGATCTCATACAACagccaaaagtgccaaaagcatcatgccgatctcaagaaaatgagctcagtACTGATAAACCCAATAGGCAGACTGAATTAAGGCAAGGCGAATCTTAAAAAAATTGCATAAcaaaatacaaagccaaacagagaatcaggggcaatcataagaggcaccgacctcGAGAATGGACCGCTCACACTAAACCGACTCAGCTGGCCTAGAGAAAAGTCCAGGCAACAAAGAGCTCGCAAAACGCTCGAGAGAAGACAACCCATAAATACTCAGGGGCAAAAAAACATACACGAGAGTCCAACGCtcagacaaaaataataaaaaggcaaaaaagggatactttcgacaagagcagttctcagaccacacggtcatgaacagaatttaaaaatttattccctcaccagtcatggaataactgctgaggagataaaggggcaattgatgatcgctggatttcttcaccccggtctaaaggccaggcccataaAAACAGTCCATGacccgaaggcttcaatattcccctcgagagtcaggtccagcccgctcggtcacagggccggactccgcctagactcctcaatcaagccggcccaaacctctcggcccagtaatcaggccctcaccaggctcaacttcagccctaccattcaacccagcccagaaaggggaaaatgaccaagatgccccgctggtaggtccttccgcatgcgtatcagaggagaatcaattgccgttacgcatggagcaggcgcctgacacatccgtacatacggagctagctagacggcagaagacagctagcattgtggcagagagacagatatatatatcacagtagaggccacgcagagggggtctctctctcttcttcttccttctccttcctggacaccatttttattctttctgcaactcttgcctaaatatactactctgagccataaaatctgacttgagcgtcggagggcctccaccggggcacccccggtaggcccctgaccattctttcttattttacaggtcccttcaccaggtagaacatggagagacccatcagAGAGCCCAGCgagaagggacccagaagaaaaccagatctatcatggatcaggaagagaaaaatatttatcaatattaatactactacttatattttttaaatatacttataaaaattatttattaactttttactGTAAATTCAAtagaataataaagaaaattactCTAACATCTATAATCTGGAAAGAGGAGGAAAATAATGAGATTATCAGTTTTAcccttatattatttaattatttataattggttttaaattttaaaataaataattattttattatttaaataattttaaattaataaattatttatatatcacctaaaatagttttaaatatttattatttaaaatttaatgtatttttaaagtttttatttatgataattataataata
Protein-coding sequences here:
- the LOC122722227 gene encoding uncharacterized protein LOC122722227, with protein sequence MTRPERTNAFQAQCVRALMDALNVTNMDLMRISYDGFVAYGMAAQFKERVGRVVMGCAGVCLGKKDTEKGLFQLSVDDAINILMPQNPEKVKELVGPPFHKPPPTCPNCFLNDFIKGNCLLYKYVIGQKKKKK